The following DNA comes from Eretmochelys imbricata isolate rEreImb1 chromosome 2, rEreImb1.hap1, whole genome shotgun sequence.
ctcTCCCCAGGCGCTGGTGAGTGACTCtctaatatgacaggtttcagagtagcagccgtgttagtctgtattcgcaaaaagaaaaggaggacttgtggcaccttagagactaaccaatttatttgagcatgagctttcgtgagctacagcgtccgatacatccgatgaagtgagctgtagctcacgaaagcttatgctcagataaactggttagtctctaaggtgccacaagtcctccttttctttaatatgAAGGGGTGCAGCTTATTAGCAGCTGGTGttggacccctgcccctcctcctgaatcacacacacacatgcacaccaggTCAGCCTAGCCTGGTTAGATTTCTCGGGGCTGGCCCATGTGGTTCAGCGGCCGGCAGTCATCTTACCTGTAATACAGATGAACAATCCATGATgactacaagtcccagcatgcaatgctcctcCTTGATCTGAGCAGTCTTCACTTAGCGCTGGCTGGAACGTTGCATTCTGGGATGTGTAGTCTTCACATGGTGGCTGCCATCTGGTCCTTCCTACGCACAGTAAGTGCAGTCCTTCAGCACCTGGCAAGTTGCTgatgcagccctgggctggataACGTGTGGCCCTCCTGGCTCGCTGCTCTGTGTGCGCATCTCCTCCTTGTCTGGTCTCCCTTCACCTGGCTGTGGATCAGAATAGGGAAAGGAAGGGGGCTGGTCTGTTTTCCGCCCAGCCCAGTAAGTGCCGTGGCTGCGCCTGGGGATGAGCTGGGGAGCGACGGCATGAAAGGGCTGTGCAGATAACAGGTCTGCATAGAGAAGGGGGCCTGAAAGCCCCATAGCACCAACACGAGCAGCTGAACTCCTTGCGTGGGGGGCAGTGAAAGCCATCTggcaggagctgtgggttggggAGTGGGGCCCTCGCTGTGTCCAGAGCTGACACTGCCGTGAGAGAGGTGGAATGCAAGGTAAAGTCCAGACCTGAGTGGTTAGAGCTGATCCCACTCCTGACTCCAGAGACAAGCTTGGGGTCTCCCCCAAGGACTGTCCCTTCAGCCCTCAGCCGTTCAACTTTGGTACCACCAGTGAGACTAGCCTGGGAGCTCCACGGCAACCCGTCCTGAGCCTGCGATGGTCAGAGTCAGGGCAGGTTCTCGACAAGCTGGAAGGCCCGGGTGGGTCATGCAGTAACTGATCCGAATATAACGGGACTCCTGACTCCCCGCTGGACATCTTTTCCCCAGCGGAGAAACGTGCACATCAACGACAACGTCCTTCACTCAGCGTACGAATTCGGGGTGCAGAAAGTCGTCTCCTGCCTTTCCACCTGCATCTTCCCGGACAAGACCACCTATCCTATCGATGAGACCATGGTAAGGGGCGGCCTTCGGGCAGGGCATGCAGCACCCTGCCTTACAACTTCCATTGCTCACTCAGCTTCATCTTTGCTCCACCCAGAGCTGCGGGTTAAGCACAGTAACATCGGTTAAGTTACTGTGCACCTTGGGAAGGGGAGATGGTTGGGGGCTGCCTCGGTGCAGCAGGTGGACAGCCTATTGTGATACCAGTTACGCTGATCTGAGAGAGTGACAGCTGGTCCTCTTGGCTCTGGTCTTCTTTCCCATCCTGGTTGGCTGACTCGGTGGGTGATGGGGAGAGCAGAGCCGACCCCTCCGGCTAACGTCCTGCATGGGCTGGGGATTCCAGACGCTCTCTGGTGCAGGCTCATGCCGTAATCAGTCAGGTTGGCCCAGTATCTGCATCCTAGTTCTCTGCACCGCTGTGGGGGCTGTCCCTCACTCATTGCGTATGTGGGGTCGGGCAGAGTGGGGAGCGCCTGCCTTGCTCGACAGCCATCCCTCTGGCCAAACAAGGAGCAGGATCGTCCGGTCCAGTGCAAGCCCCGTCCCATCCTCCTTGGGCAGAAACAGGCGGGCAGCCCTGCAGCACGGGCTCACGAGGAATAAGGGGACCTTCAGGGGACATATTGGATTCCTGCTATCTCTGCCTGCCTGTGGCTTGTCTGTGATGTgagctgagcccagggctggcaggTGGTAACAGCTCCTCCATTAGCAGATCGAGGCGCTCCAGGATGCTGCTCTCCTGCTCCGAACtcggggtatgtctacgctgcacaGCTAATCTGGGCTCTTACCTGGGTTCTAGCCTTAACACCAGCCCCCTCTTTCCCACTGTCCACATACAGAAAGCTCTGGCCTGGCCTTGGGGGTGCTTTAAACCTGGGCTAGCTGACCAGGTTTGGGGGTATAGTATAAGTCAGAGCCCAGgatctgggctggaacccacctacgctgcagtgaggatgcaggctaaatcacAAGTGccgatagtcctccagtgccaaCAGTCCCTTCCTGAAGGACAGATAAGTTCTCTTGCAACTGACCCGATCGATGGgggaaagaatcctagagcatctcggcacaaagaaccatgggatatggcCCCCGAACACACACAGGCAAGTGCAGAGACAGTGAGGACATGGGGGCACAGGGGGAGCTTTGCTGTGTGGATGCTCGCACTCAGGTTAGGCTAACCCAGGTGTCGAGCACCTGGCTTAactgtgcagtgcagacataacTTCCGTTTATTCTCCCTACGCCTCCTTCCCCTTGGGGCCAGGCAGCGGAGGTTGAAACCCCGTTTTCACCAGGCTGACGTTACTTTTCCCAACTGTGCCGTCTGTGTTTTCCCCAGATTCACAATGGGCCCCCGCACAGCTCCAACTTCGGGTACTCGTATGCCAAGAGAATGATTGACGTTCAGAACAGGTATGAtccatccccttcccttccctcccctccccgcccaagCTGTATGGCTCAGGGAGGGACTTACACAGTCCGTACATCTCTGTAAAGACCTTTGTGATCCCCAGATGAAGGACTGTATAAATATTATCACTGTCACTGTAGGATAATTCCTTCCCCTTGTGTGCTCTGACCTCACCTGGCACAAGGAGTGAGAGGCTGGGGGTGGATGGAACTTGCAGGGGCCGCAGGGGGGTTGGCAAGCCCCGTTCATTTCCCTAAGTCCTGCTGGAAGAACAGGGTTAGGCCCTGATACACGGAAGGCGGACAGTGACTTGTGCTCACAGCCCTCAGCTGCACGGAACATGCCACTGAGCTAGTCACTCACTTGCCCTggccctctctcccccttctcccagggGGTATTTCGAACAGCACGGCTGCCGATTCACCGCCGTGATCCCCACCAATGTCTTTGGACCTCACGATAACTACAACATTGAGGACGGGCATGTCCTTCCGGGACTGATCCATAAGGTGTACCTGGCAAAGAGTAAGTGCGGAGCCTTCATTCAGCTCTCAGCTTCATAGTCCAGCCAACAGGgttttgttgcttgggcaataTGGGCAGCACAGATGGTtcctgctgtggggagggaagtCGTGTCTTTTTTGCTCCTAATGAGCCTGACATTCTTCGCATCCGATCCCTAAACTGTTTGaaagtgttgctgtgtgctgttacaCAAgtgccatgttccaccccagagcggACTGCATTTCTGCAGTGGGTGAATGGATCCTCGTGTGTCCCTTCCTTCTTCAAATGTGGGTTACCTGGCTAATGTTAATGAAGTGCTTTAAGATGCATAGCTGAAGGGGCTACTGTAAATTATTTGGTTTGCAAAATACTTTTCGCTTTCTGATCTTCGCCTGGCTGTCTTGTGTGCCATTGAGGTTGCTGAAGTGACGGTGTTTCATATCTGCAGATACGTTGATTAGGTACCATTCAGCACTGGGCTAAGAGGATGGTCAGAGTTTGGTCCATCCAGAATGTTTCTGTATCTCTCAGCGTAGAGGATTGCCATACTGAATTTATGTATGCAAAGCAGTAATGTCCAGGGAGTTTCGGGTCCTCATTTAGGAGGGGAGTTGCCCCACGAGATGATCAGGGCTCGATAGATCATGGGGCTCATTTCCTACTGAAAGCATTGGGCATTTAGGAAGCATAAGTTGCCCTTGGCTGCAGTTGTAAGTGGCGACGATGTACCTTTCTGTAGAGCTCCACAAGCCCACATACATCACCATTGAAATGCAGGCACCTCTGGGCTGGAGGACAGCAGCCAAGTGGAGAACACCCAACTGTGAATGGGAGACGGAGGGGAATTTTATCTAGGACGCTAGGGCAGATCCCTCCTGTATGTGCCATGATTTCATTAATGGACACACACAAAGAGGACCTCAGGTCATGTCTCAAagacacatacatacacagacaGCAAACTGCATGGAACTGATCCTCAGGTAGGGAGGGGCAGGAAATGGGAGGGAAACCCATTGGCACCCAGAATGGTCTGCATCCAGGCTGCAGTGTCATGGTTTGTGGAGTCCATTGGGACCCTGTGGGTTTTTTCTACTGTACAGTACAACTAAACCTCTCTGCCTCTAACGAGCCATGGATGGCTCCAGGCAGCTGTAGCTGCAGGGCTGCCAACAGGGTTTTCTGCTAGAGTTGTTGGATGGTGAGTTCCTGAGAGCCATGATGGTTGGATTCCTCACTTGGCTCTTGGTTGGGCATTGCCCCTCCGTGCAGGAGTGAAACTAGCAAGTGATTTCTGTGCAGAGTCAGGGAAGGGGTCCAGGCTCAAATCTCAGCCAATGAGGAAACAGAGAATGACCATTCCGACTCCAtggtgtgacgggttccccctcggggtgccacttggaactggggtaccactgagctgcctgacccaccagcctcggttccccttactctgtgctgctgtgacaggctcccaagcccccagcaatgcacacaggtagggacacacccagctgcagaaacaaacacacatgctgagatcagctctgtatgggaaggctcagctaagggattgcccagcactcaagggGATAAACCCAAAACTGGGCTGTCTTGGGCTGCACAGAAAATTATACAGCATAAGATCataaaatttgccccctccctcaatgtggaggaagatatgcaacaCCTTTTTACTACCACCTCCCCCCCAGTTACGAATTCCATAaagtggttttagagaaaacaaaaccaagtttattaactacaaaaggtagatttaagtgattataagggatagcaaacagatcaaagcagattacctagcaaataaaacaaacatgcaataaaatactaaagaaactggttacaagaaataatttctcaccctaaatgttgtttgaggcagattgcagagattcttgaaggcCAGATGCACTTGCTTGCTTACAACTTCAAATATTTCATTCACAAGCTAGACAATCTTCCAGCCTGCGCTCAGTCCTTCTCCCCTCATTCAGTCTTTTCTTAGATGTTTACAGCTGTCATCTTGGACCGGGATTAGCCAAGAGGGAACCATGattatgtcactcccctgccttaaataggttttccatatggcaggaatcctttgtcttccaggGTGATTCCCACCCCccgtcagtggaaaaatactggtgTGATTCATGGAGTCCCGCATCAGGTGGCTTGCTCACATGACCTTGCAGCCATAACTCAGAGTTGGTTTGGAGCATCCCTAGGAAAAACTTCTCTGTGGGTGATAAACATCTTCTGAGACCTCGTGTTCTCTCTAATGGCCCTTCCTCATAGCAAGCTATCTAGACTGATGGCattctgtctggtgggtgttccccaggtgtaaacacacttgtaattcatacatagtcaatattcctaacttcagatgcagaaatgatacatgcatacaaataggataatcatagtcAGTAAATCggaacctttccaatgatatctcacgaTCCATCTCGCATAAAATACATCATGGATAGGCTATAATTATATCACACTATCTCTGAAGAATATAGGGCACAGTGTCACACGTGGCTACTTACAGCCCCTTGTGTCAAGCTGGGACCTGTAGTCTCCAGGGGCTGTACCTCACTTTAGAGAGGAGGGCTGTGGTGTAAAGCTACCCcggcccagccctggctctctcttgcaCAAGGGTGTTTGGACGGGGAGGGCGGGGGTGAAACCTGTGGTCTGTGCTGCGGTTGGAACATCCACTAATGGTCATTCTCTTGATTGTCCCACAGAAAATGGCACGGCTCTCACTGTCTGGGGGACAGGAAAGCCCAGGAGACAATTCATCTACTCTCTGGTAGGCACAGCCTTCACGGAGCCCAGCCCGTTTGGACTGGGCCCTGAGTTTCCTGGGGCCCAGAGCAGATTTCAGACATCCTGACCCCATGGCTGGGAGCACGGGTTGCCTGGCCCTGGGAGGCTGCAGCAATGCGCAGGGCTGTGAATGAGGGTGCTGGCCTCTGGTGGGATGGGTCCTCCAGTTCCACctctgggagtgggaggaggtaggTGTGTtctggtggggcaggggtgggtgggctTGCTGGCAGAGGGGGCTCTGAAGCCATACAACCCTTTGCAGCCACACGCTAGAACCCTGGCCTGGGTGCGCTGTTAGCTCCCTGCGCTCAGGGATTGCCTGTTGCCGTAATACAAGCCACATACAGCTGCTAAGATGAGCAAGTTGTTCTGACAAATAACGAGCAATAAACTCAGGACAGGTCCCAGACTGCACGTCCAGCCCTGTGCACTAGCTGGGGAGAGGGGATCAGATTGGCCCTGCCTTGGCAGCATGCGGGAGCTGGGCCTTGATGGAGGCATCCCTTTCAGAGGTATCATGGTTCTGTCTGTTAGCATGGCTGTGTCTACTGGAATGACAGTTTGTTCCTGCCAGGCCACGGCTGGGGTCCCTTTAAAGGCCATTTGTGGCAAGGCCTGGAGGGATAGttgcagagggagggagctggcagctgggggagtgggaaatTGGAGCTGTTCGTGCTTTGCCCTGCTGAGTTGGAGGCGGAGGGGGCAGCAGCCCGGCAGTAGCAGGCTCAGGCTCAGCAGTAACAGCCCCCATACAACATCCCCGGCCTTCAGCAACGAGGAGCTTGTGTCTGTGCCTTGAGCTGGGATCCTGTGGCtcctgggaagggaaagggaggaggcagagagattGAGAGCTGCTCCTTTGTGCCCACAGGACCTGGCACGGCTCTTCCTCTGGGTCCTAAGGGAGTACGACGAGGTGGAGCCCATCATCCTGTCAGGTAAGGTGTCCCCTCGCCCCCgccatctctctccctctgacGGTGTCATGACTCTGGCCCTTTTGCCAGATGCCCTCAGCTCTTATTGCAGCGCTGGGAGGGAAAGTCCcatgtccccactgctccctaggCCATCCTATCTGGTTCTGTAGCAGGGTCAGTGCAGGATACCCCTCTCTGCAGTGCCCCCACAGACCGATCTAGAATCCACAGTGGTGGCATGAGGCGGCTGCAGGCTCTGATCCCCCACCCTCGTTTCTCTCTGGGGCGGGCGGCGACGGGGCTTCCCTGAGCGTTGTGGCTGGCACCAGGGGTGGAAGAGCGGCATAGCCTCACCCTGGCTCTCTGTTTAGTTGGAGAAGAGGACGAGGTGTCTATCAGGGAAGCCGCGGAGAGCGTCGTGGAAGCCATGGACTTCAAGGGAGAACTCATTGTATCCTTTTACAAATGACTGCTCTGATGCCCTGCCTCCTGAGCTGTGCCCAGCTCACGGGGTCCTGGCCTGGCACCCACTCCCCACACTCGCGTGCACCCTCGGGAGGGGGAGAATTGTCGCATCCGAACATCTAAGGCTTAATTCCCAGCCGATCCAGTGCAAGATTATTCCCTGCTGCACGTTCTCCAGTGCTTGGTCTGGTCCAGGGTGAAGTGGCTCAAGTGATGGTATTCGCACCACTTCCTGTGGGTCGTTCTCTGACCGGAGAGCTTGTTCCACGGATGTTTGATCCGTGCTTGGAAGTCGGGGCCATCAAGGTCTCTGCGATCTGATGGTGACCTGGGGTCTCCTTGGAGACAGCGTCTTCCATTCTTAGTGCAGCTGATAGTGTGAACGTAGCTGCTACTCGCACTCAACGTTTCAGGTGGTGCCCTGGGCCCCCTTGGTTAGTCAGCCTCTTCCCTGCAAACAATGGGCACGAGGGATCTCCCTCTTGTGAGCTCTCTCTCCGCTCACCCCTGCGCCTGGCTGTTCAGGTTAAGGCCCAGCTGCAAACCTTACAGAAAGGGACATGTACAGTAGACGTTTGATACCAAGGCCCCAGCTCTCGTCCTGCCTGGCTACTACCAGTAGGGGCCGCCCTGGAGTAACGTTAGGTTCGAACTCGGCGGCATTCCCGTTTGTTTTCCCTTACCCCCCCACTGTGTCCAGTTTGACACGACGAAATCCGATGGCCAGTTCAAGAAAACAGCCAGCAACGGCAAGCTGAGGCGGTCCCTGCCCGACTTCCAGTTCACGCCGTTCAAACAAGGTAAGACTTGAAGGCCGCGCTGCTCAGGAGTCGCTCTGGCTCTCCTGCCCCTCGGCGGGAACATCCACTGCACTGCATCGGCTGCCCATGTCTGATCTCACCTCTGCCCTCCAAAGGAGTTGGGTCGGATTTGTGGGGaaggctccctccctcccgcgGGTGCCGGGAACTCGGTCCCACAGCCTCAGGCATCACCGGCCGCATGCACCAAGAACTCGAATGCAGCGAGTGTCTAAAGAGATGCTGTGAGAAACCCAtgggagcagaggcagcagctctggTTGTAGGGGCAGGATGGTGCAGTGACTGAAGCATGGGCCTGGGGGGCTCAGAtctgtgggttctgttcccagctctgagacaGCGTGTAACTTTAGATGGGTCACTTCATCTCCCTGgtccatttcctcctcctctcgcATGGCAACAATGATTCTTCCACTCCTCCTAGCTCAGTAAGCAGTGGCCAGTGGCACAGCGTTAACTGGAGGGAGTGAGCTGCCGCTGGTTGTGATGCTTCAGGCTGTATGGGGATCTAActgccttcccccttcccctccagctgTGAAGGAAACTTGCGACTGGTTCAATGTGCACTATGACGTCGCCCGGAAGTGACCAGCGCCCCGAAGCCATTGTGATGATTGGCCAGCACTGCCCCGGAGGTTCCTCTGAGACTCAgggttttcctttgctggagCAGAGGAGGGGACGCGTGAGGGCATTCGGGGCTGTGAAATGATGGTGGAGATAGAT
Coding sequences within:
- the GFUS gene encoding GDP-L-fucose synthase; amino-acid sequence: MAEPAGMKPKRILVTGGTGLVGRAIEKVVADGEGRPDEEWIFVCSKDADLTNAAETRALYEKHRPTHVIHLAALVGGLFKNIKHNLDFWRRNVHINDNVLHSAYEFGVQKVVSCLSTCIFPDKTTYPIDETMIHNGPPHSSNFGYSYAKRMIDVQNRGYFEQHGCRFTAVIPTNVFGPHDNYNIEDGHVLPGLIHKVYLAKKNGTALTVWGTGKPRRQFIYSLDLARLFLWVLREYDEVEPIILSVGEEDEVSIREAAESVVEAMDFKGELIFDTTKSDGQFKKTASNGKLRRSLPDFQFTPFKQAVKETCDWFNVHYDVARK